In Haliaeetus albicilla chromosome 20, bHalAlb1.1, whole genome shotgun sequence, a genomic segment contains:
- the TPBGL gene encoding trophoblast glycoprotein-like codes for MARRQERAAGGGGWLPWLGFALLPLAVPPAVAPGGCPSACYCVATPELVQCRYERLEEPPRELPVTVHNLSIVGSNLSVLRPAAFAARPLPDLRLLRLRHDNIQTIEDMALQGLPALRTLDLSHNPLLSVAAGAFAGVPLLRTLQLNQALLAAPLEEQLALALRNLSLRRLELAGNGLRALPAALLPAGLEELDLRNNSLQRLAAAELRSLEAPGLRGLRLTLGANPLSCDCALRPFLAWLRAAAARVPDARGLRCAGPPPLRGATLLRLRPEGLACAAAEGGEPGRLETASYVFFGIVLALIGIVFLMVLYLNRRGIKRWLHNLREACRDQMEGYHYRYEQDADPRCTSAIGTPGL; via the coding sequence ATGGCCCGCAGGCAGGAGCGGgcagcgggcggcgggggctggctgccctggctggggtTCGCCTTGCTGCCGCTGGCCGTGCCCCCCGCCGTCGCCCCCGGGGGTTGCCCGTCCGCTTGTTACTGCGTGGCCACCCCGGAGCTGGTCCAGTGCCGGTACGAGCGGTTGGAAGAGCCGCCGAGGGAGCTGCCGGTCACCGTCCACAACCTCAGCATCGTCGGGAGCAACCTGAGCGTCCTGCGCCCGGCCGCCTTCGCCGCCCGCCCGCTGCCGGACCTCCGCCTGCTCCGCTTGCGCCACGACAACATCCAGACCATCGAGGACATGGCCCTGCAAGGCTTGCCCGCCCTCCGTACCCTCGACCTCAGCCACAACCCTTTGCTCTCGGTGGCCGCCGGCGCGTTCGCCGGCGTGCCGCTGCTGCGCACGCTGCAGCTGAACCAGGCGCTGCTGGCCGCCCCGTTGGAGGAGCAGCTCGCCCTGGCCCTGCGCAACCTCAGCTTGCGGCGCCTGGAGTTGGCGGGCAACGGGCTGCGGGCGCTGCCGGCCGCCCTGCTGCCCGCCGGCCTGGAGGAGCTGGACCTGCGTAACAACTCGCTGCAGCGGCTGGCGGCCGCCGAGCTGCGGAGCCTGGAAGCGCCGGGGTTGCGGGGGCTGCGGCTGACGTTGGGGGCCAACCCGTTGAGTTGCGACTGCGCCCTGCGCCCGTTCCTCGCCTGGctgcgcgccgccgccgcccgcgtGCCCGACGCCCGCGGCCTGCGCTGCGCCGGACCGCCGCCGCTGCGCGGGGCCACCCTGCTGCGCCTGCGGCCCGAGGGGCTGGCGTGCGCGGCCGCCGAGGGCGGCGAGCCCGGTCGGCTGGAGACGGCTTCTTACGTCTTCTTCGGCATCGTGTTGGCCCTCATCGGCATCGTCTTCCTCATGGTGCTCTACCTGAACCGCCGCGGCATCAAGCGTTGGCTCCACAACCTCCGCGAGGCTTGTCGCGACCAGATGGAGGGCTACCACTACCGCTACGAGCAGGACGCCGATCCCCGCTGCACCAGCGCCATCGGCACCCCCGGCCTCTGA